One Anabas testudineus chromosome 15, fAnaTes1.2, whole genome shotgun sequence genomic window carries:
- the ccdc85a gene encoding coiled-coil domain-containing protein 85A, translating into MEKGAPLQPQMSKGAEMSADDISKIHDEELLKWGKDELVRRLRRAEAEKRSVIVEHGNVMREVNRRLQQHLNEIRGLKDVNQKLQEDNQELRDLCCFLDDDRQKGKRVSREWQRLGRYSAGLMRKEVAIYLQKLKELEQRQVEVIRENMELKEVCLMLEEEKAAVGAGGAGGGKSEQVGPGCRSSIDSQSSLSQLGGGVPAPGMLRDVGDGSSTSSAESTDSPDNPHHKPSSGSGTTCVEHPDQAGNVCESTGRRHSSTPEYHTFPQPCRPRGGSLTNLDPCSLWGHSPEKHGKVPTRLPCDSQPKPCCSDLLAHKQLLMSEQASPVCVKGTAKSSPELSQRHRQINTMGVGHGSPKAKQATMGTPEHLRKGRVIVGSPESLRRHHYYQPSPGERYKTGSSGRAGCQRRAAEEDIAPHQQSLYNALISAGCCTNSCRSAKLWDSFDAS; encoded by the exons atggaGAAAGGCGCACCGCTGCAGCCGCAGATGTCCAAAGGCGCAGAGATGTCGGCGGACGACATCTCCAAAATACACGATGAGGAGCTGCTGAAGTGGGGCAAAGACGAACTGGTGCGGCGGCTGCGGAGGGCAGAGGCGGAGAAGAGGAGCGTCATCGTGGAGCACGGCAACGTGATGCGGGAGGTGAACCGGAGACTCCAGCAGCATCTGAACGAGATCCGGGGTTTGAAG GATGTGAATCAGAAACTGCAGGAGGACAACCAGGAGCTGCGGGACCTGTGCTGCTTCCTGGATGACGACCGGCAGAAGGGGAAGCGAGTGTCGCGAGAGTGGCAGCGTCTGGGCCGCTACAGTGCCGGCCTTATGAGGAAGGAGGTGGCTATTTACCTACAGAAGCTGAAGGAGCTTGAGCAGCGGCAGGTGGAGGTCATCCGGGAGAACATGGAGCTCAAGGAGGTGTGTCTCAtgctggaagaggagaaggcTGCAGTTGGGGCTGGAGGGGCAGGTGGTGGTAAGAGCGAGCAGGTGGGCCCTGGCTGCAGGAGCTCCATTGACAGTCAGAGCAGCTTGTCTCAGCTGGGTGGAGGTGTCCCAGCACCTGGTATGTTGCGAGATGTTGGTGATGGGAGTAGCACCTCTAGCGCAGAGAGCACAGATAGCCCTGATAACCCCCACCACAAACCCAGCTCTGGATCTGGAACAACTTGTGTTGAGCACCCTGACCAAGCAGGAAATGTGTGCGAGTCCACAGGCAGGAGGCACAGTTCCACCCCAGAGTACCACACCTTCCCCCAACCCTGTAGGCCACGTGGGGGGTCCCTTACTAACTTGGACCCTTGCAGCCTTTGGGGACACAGTCCAGAGAAACACGGCAAGGTTCCCACCAGGTTACCATGTGACTCCCAGCCCAAGCCCTGCTGCTCTGACCTACTAGCCCACAAACAGCTACTAATGTCAGAGCAAGCTTCGCCAGTCTGTGTGAAGGGCACAGCCAAGTCCAGCCCAGAGCTAAGTCAGAGACACAGGCAGATTAACACCATGGGGGTGGGCCATGGGAGTCCCAAGGCCAAACAGGCAACTATGGGGACACCTGAGCACCTCAGGAAAGGGCGGGTGATTGTGGGGAGTCCAGAGTCTTTACGGCGCCACCATTACTATCAGCCTAGCCCTGGGGAGAGGTATAAGACTGGCTCCTCTGGCAGAGCTGGGTGTCAGAGGAGGGCAGCGGAGGAGGACATCGCCCCCCACCAACAGAGTCTGTACAACG CTCTGATATCTGCTGGCTGCTGTACCAACTCCTGTAGGAGTGCAAAGCTTTGGGACAG